The Deinococcota bacterium region GCCCATACCAGCCGAGCGCCTAATTACTGGGATGACTGATTGTGAAGGAGCAACATTGTGAAGGAGAAACATGGAAACATTGACAGCTAACCCGCTTCTCTTTGAAGAGAGTGCCGAAGCGATCATCCAAAAAGACGGTGAGCCCCAGTGGCTGGCCGAAGAGCGCCGCGCCGCCCTGCGCTATCAACGAGAAGACCGCCTACGTTGGCCACGAGGCCAGCGTGTCCAAGCTGAACGACGAGCAGATCTTCTATCTGCAGTCGCGCGGCCTGGAAGAGGCCGAGGCGGCGGCGCTGATCGTCCGCGGCTTCTTGGAGCCCGTCGCCAAGGAACTGCCCTTAGAGTACGCGGTCGAGCTGAACCGACTGATCGAGCTCGAGATGGAAGGGAGCGTAGGCTAACTTTAGCGGGGTGCTTGGAAATCCGAGCACCCCGAGGTTTTTTATGGCAGATACGCTAGAAACCCCCGACAACCACCAGTATCTCACCGATGCTGAGGGCAACCGGACGCATGTGCTGTTAACCCTCGAGGAGTATGAAGAGCTGCTCCATAGCCTCCTTGATCTTCAAGACGCCGAAATTGTCCGCCAACGGCGAGCAGAGCCGGAGGGATATGTGTCCCTCGAGGAGATGAAAGCGCGCCTTGGCCTGTGAGCTACCCCGTGAGCTACCCCGTGAGCTACCCCGTGAGCTACTAGGTGCGCTTTCAAAGGCCGCCAAAGAGCTGGGAGCGCTTGACAAATCGCTTCAGCCTCGCATGCTCACCGCTATTGAAGCTTTGCGAGCCGACCCCTTTAAGCACGGTTCGGTTCAGCTTAAGGGCGAGAGGGCGAGACGAATGCGCGTGGGGGACTACCGCATCATCTTTGAGGTGAGCACTGCCGAGACGATGATCACCATCTTTCGAGTCGCCCACCGCCGCGAAGCCTATAGGTAGGAACACCGTGAAAACCTGCGTAACTTGCGAACT contains the following coding sequences:
- a CDS encoding type II toxin-antitoxin system RelE/ParE family toxin: MLTAIEALRADPFKHGSVQLKGERARRMRVGDYRIIFEVSTAETMITIFRVAHRREAYR